Part of the Georgenia sp. TF02-10 genome, TTTCGTACCCCCGGCTCGTGATCCACTTCCGTGGAAGTGGATCACGAGCCAGCCGCATCGTGCAGTCGTGGAGGGCCGTGGCGGTACACCGGCGGACACTCCCGGCATGGCGACGTTCGAGAACCAGGACCTGACAGGTGCGGAGTTCCGGGAGTGCGATCTGACCCGGGTCCGCATGATCGGGGTCGTGATGCAGGACGCCGTGATCGACGGGTTGGTCAGCAACCTGGTGGTCAACGGTGTCGAGGTGATGTCGTACGTCGAGTCCGAGCTGGACCGGCGGCATCCCGTGCGTCTCCTGATGAGGTCGGCCGACCCGATCGACCTGGGTGAGGCCCATCGGCAGCTGCGGGCCAGCTGGGCGGCGAAGGTCGAGCGGCTTCGCGGGATGCCCCCGGGCTCGGAGCACCAGCGTGGCGGCGGCGAGTGGTCCGCGGTGGAGACCCTTCGCCATCTGGTGTTCGTGCACGACTCGTGGTTCCGTCGCTGCTGCCTGGGATCGACTCGACCGTTCACCGCGATCGGGCTGGCGCCCGACTTCGTGCCTGACCAGGAGGAGCAGGGACTCGATCGGGCAGCGGTCCCGGGCCTGGACGAGGTGCTTGCCGTGCGCGAGGAGCAGGGCGCCGAGCTGGAACGTTGGCTGGCGACCGTCAGTGCCGAGGAGCTGTCGGCAGCCGCGCCGGTGCCCGCGGGACCGGGCTGGCCGCCGTACGCCCAGGGCAGCTCGGTGCTCGAGTGCCTGCGCGTGGTGCTGAACGAGGAGTGGGCGCACCACGGGTTCTGCGTGCGCGCCCTCGACCTGCTTGCGGGGTGACCGGTGACGTGCGTCGAGGGTGACGAGATGTCCCGCGCACCGCCGAGCAGGGCCCCGCGCCGGGAGGAACGACGGCAGGCTTGGCGGGCTGCCCCCCGCCCGGTCACCCCGGCCGGCTGTCCCCCGCCCGGTCACCCCCGCGGGCTGCCCCCGCCGGTCAGCCCCGGCGGCGGCGCAGCTCGGCGATGGCCTGGGGCAGCACCTCGGTGGCGTCGCCGACGACGCCGAGGTCGGCCATCTCGAAGATCGGCGCGTCGGCGTCGTTGTTGACCACGACGACAGTCTCCGCGGACTGCATGCCGGCCGTGTGGTGGATCGCGCCGGACACGCCCACGCCGACGTAGAGCCGCGGCGAGATCGTCACCCCGGTCTGGCCGATCTGGGCGGCGTGGTCGATCCAGCCCTCATCGGTGGCCACGCGGGTGGCGCCGACCGCCCCGCCGAGGAGGTCGGCGAGCTCCTCGACGAGGGAGAAGTCCCCCGCCACCCCCCGGCCGCCCACGACGACGACCTTCGCCTCGGACAGCGGGGCCCGCCCGCCGCCGGGGTGCTCGGTGCGCGAGACGACGCGGACGGCGCGCGCGGCCTGGGAGAACTCCACCGGGACGGCCACCGGCTCGGCGGGACCGGCGTCGGGCAGCTCGGCCGCCGTCACCGCGGTGGGCTTGACGGCCACCACCGGCACCCCGCGGGTCACCACGCAGGTGGTGTCCCAGGTGCCCTGCAGGACGGTCTTGGCCACGACCAGCGTGCCGTCCGCCACGCTCACGCCGGTGGCGTCGACGATCGCGCCGGAGCCCAGCGCCACCGCCAGCCGCGCGGCGATCTCCTTGCCCGCGAAGGAGGAGACGAGCAGCACCGCCTCCGGCCGGGCCTGCGCAACGGCGGCGAGGACCGCCTCGGCGGCCACCGCCGCGACCGTCGGGGAGAGCCCGTCGAGATCGGGGACGTAGACGGTGCCCGCCCCGAACCGGCCCAGCGCGGCCGTGTCCGGCTCGCCGGTGAGCGCGACGGCGGCCACCGGCCCCGCGGTCAGGGACCGCGCCAGGGTGAGCACCTCGGTGGACGGCCCCGACAGGGCGCTGCCGGCGTGGTCGGCGACGACGAGGACGGTCCCGCTCAGCTGTTCTGCCATGCCCACTCCTGCCTCAGCCCGGCGCGTTCGCGAGAAGGAACTCGGCGAGCTCGGTGCCCGCGTCGCCGGAGTCGGTGATGATCCGTCCGGCCGCGCGCGGCGGCCGTGGCGCCGCGGTAACCACGGCGGTCCCCGCACCGGACGCGCCGACCTCGGGGCCGCCGTCGGCCTCCGCGCCGGCGGTGGCGAGGGTGAGGTCGTCCAGGTCCCAGGTGGTGACCGGCTTGCCCTTCGCGGCCCGGATCGCGGGGAAGCTGGGGTAGCGCGGCTCGTTGGCCTGGTCGGTGACCGACAGCACGAGCGGGAGCTCTGCGGCCTGGACCTCGTCGGCGTCGCCGATGGTGCGGGTGACGGTCAGCTCCCGGCCGGCCACGGTCACCTCGCTGGCGAGGGTCAGCTGGGGCAGTTCGAGGGAGGCCGCGAGTGCCGAGGGCAGCATCGCGGTCAGCCCGTCCATCGAGGCCATGCCGGTGACGACCAGGTCGACCGGGGCGTCCTCGCCGATCTTGCGCACCGCGGCGGCCAGCACCCGGGCGGTGCCGACGACGTCGGAGCCGGCCACCCGCTCGTCGGTGACGTGCACGGCGGCGTCGGCGCCCATCTGCAGCGCGCGGCGCAGGGCGTCGACGGCGTCCTCCGGGCCGGCGGTGAGCGCGACGACCTCCCCGCCGGTCTCCTCGGCCAGGGTCACCGCCGCCTCGACGGCGTTCTCGTCCAGCTCGTTGAGCACGTCGTCCTCGCCGCGGACCAGGTGGCCGGCGTCGTCCAGGGACCGCTCGGACTGCAGGTCGGGGACGTGCTTGACGCACACGACGATCCTCATGCGCCCAGCCTGCCACCCGGGCGCGCCAGCCCGGGAATCGGGCGGGGCCGGGGTGAGCAGGGACACGCCGACGGCGACCACCGGCGGCCCCGCCCGCCGTCGCCGCACGCCGGCGCACAGCCTGCGCCGCGCCGGCGAGGCCACTGGCGGCCCCGTGCCCGCGCTGTAGTTCAATGTCCCGATGAGCGCGCTCCCAGCGCTCGGGTCGCCCTCGCGCGTGCCGCCCGAGCCGCGGCCCTGGGCCGACGCCCCCGCCGACCGTGCCCCCGGGCACGCCCGCAACCCCCGCCGGCTGGGGGCCCACCTGGTCGGGGACGGCGTCGACGTCGCCGTCGTCGCGTCCCGGGCGGACCGGGTCGACCTGTGCCTGCTGGACCTCGCCACGGACGGCTCGCTCGCCGAGCGCCGGTACCGGCTCCGCGGCCCGGTCGACGGCATCTGGCACGGGCACGTGCCCGGCGTGCGGGCCGGGCAGCGCTACGGGTTCCGGGTGCACGGCCCCTGGGACCCCGGCGCCGGCCTGCGGCACAACCCGGCCAAGCTGCTGCTGGACCCCTACGCCCGCGGCCTCGCCGGCGAGGTGACCCTCGCGCCGGCGGTCTACGCCCACACCGTGGACGAGGACGGCCAGCCGGTCGACGGCGGCACCCACCGGGACGGCACCGACTCGGCCCCCTTCGTCCCGCACGCCGTCGTGCTCGACGCCGGGCCCACGCCGTCGGCGCACCGGGCGGTCCGGGTGGCCCCGGCGGACCCGACGGAGCGGACGGCCCGGCCGGGCACGCCGTGGTCGGAGACGGTGCTCTACGAGGCGCACGTGCGCGGGCTGACGAAGACCCTGCCCGGGGTGCCGCCGGAGCTGCGCGGCACCTACGCCGGGCTGGCCCACCCGGCCACCGTCGCCCACCTCACCGGCCTGGGCGTGACCGCCGTCGAGCTGCTGCCGATCCACGCCTCGATGACCGAGCCGTTCCTCGCCGCCACGGGCCTGACCAACTACTGGGGGTACAACACCCTGGCGTTCTTCGCGCCCGAGCCGCGCTACGCCAGCCCCGCCGCCCGGGCCGCCGGCCCGCAGGCCGTGCTGACCGAGGTCAAGGACATGGTGGCGGCGCTGCACGCGGCCGGCTTGGAGGTCATCCTCGACGTGGTCTACAACCACACCTGCGAGGGCGGCGCGGACGGGCCGACGCTGAGCCTGCGGGGCCTGGACGCCACCGGCTACTACCTGCACGACGACGCCGCGCCGGGCCGGCTGGTCGACGTCACCGGGACCGGCAGCTCGCTGGACTTCCGGCGCACCCAGGTGGTCGGGCTCGCGCTGGACTCGTTGCGGTACTGGGCCGGCGAGGTGGGCGTGGACGGCTTCCGGTTCGACCTCGCCGTGACGCTGGGCCGCGACGGCGCCGAGTTCAGCCCCCGCCACCCCTTCCTCGTCGCCCTGGCCACCGACCCGGTGCTCGCCG contains:
- a CDS encoding electron transfer flavoprotein subunit alpha/FixB family protein codes for the protein MAEQLSGTVLVVADHAGSALSGPSTEVLTLARSLTAGPVAAVALTGEPDTAALGRFGAGTVYVPDLDGLSPTVAAVAAEAVLAAVAQARPEAVLLVSSFAGKEIAARLAVALGSGAIVDATGVSVADGTLVVAKTVLQGTWDTTCVVTRGVPVVAVKPTAVTAAELPDAGPAEPVAVPVEFSQAARAVRVVSRTEHPGGGRAPLSEAKVVVVGGRGVAGDFSLVEELADLLGGAVGATRVATDEGWIDHAAQIGQTGVTISPRLYVGVGVSGAIHHTAGMQSAETVVVVNNDADAPIFEMADLGVVGDATEVLPQAIAELRRRRG
- a CDS encoding DinB family protein; its protein translation is MATFENQDLTGAEFRECDLTRVRMIGVVMQDAVIDGLVSNLVVNGVEVMSYVESELDRRHPVRLLMRSADPIDLGEAHRQLRASWAAKVERLRGMPPGSEHQRGGGEWSAVETLRHLVFVHDSWFRRCCLGSTRPFTAIGLAPDFVPDQEEQGLDRAAVPGLDEVLAVREEQGAELERWLATVSAEELSAAAPVPAGPGWPPYAQGSSVLECLRVVLNEEWAHHGFCVRALDLLAG
- the glgX gene encoding glycogen debranching protein GlgX, whose protein sequence is MSALPALGSPSRVPPEPRPWADAPADRAPGHARNPRRLGAHLVGDGVDVAVVASRADRVDLCLLDLATDGSLAERRYRLRGPVDGIWHGHVPGVRAGQRYGFRVHGPWDPGAGLRHNPAKLLLDPYARGLAGEVTLAPAVYAHTVDEDGQPVDGGTHRDGTDSAPFVPHAVVLDAGPTPSAHRAVRVAPADPTERTARPGTPWSETVLYEAHVRGLTKTLPGVPPELRGTYAGLAHPATVAHLTGLGVTAVELLPIHASMTEPFLAATGLTNYWGYNTLAFFAPEPRYASPAARAAGPQAVLTEVKDMVAALHAAGLEVILDVVYNHTCEGGADGPTLSLRGLDATGYYLHDDAAPGRLVDVTGTGSSLDFRRTQVVGLALDSLRYWAGEVGVDGFRFDLAVTLGRDGAEFSPRHPFLVALATDPVLADVKLIAEPWDLGPGGWRTGQFPAPMADWNDRFRNTVRTFWLADAGAMVRGQTGHDLHDLATRLSGSADLFVHGEVPGGRGPLASINYVTAHDGFTLADLVGYEHKNNHANLEGNRDGTDDNRSWNHGVEGPVPPDSVAAAILPLRRRSMRNVMATLLVSAGTPMITAGDEMARSQQGNNNAYCQDNEISWVDWQPAPGRADMLATTRYLLALRREHPVLRPTRFATGRPLAGDTVPDLAWFDAGGVPMSPDRWHDPHHRVLQMLRSGHRHGDRDALVVLSGALDQRDVVLPAGRGTDYELAWDSAWERPAERDVAARSDPASLVAAAGETAALEPLSLRIYLSA
- a CDS encoding electron transfer flavoprotein subunit beta/FixA family protein; this encodes MRIVVCVKHVPDLQSERSLDDAGHLVRGEDDVLNELDENAVEAAVTLAEETGGEVVALTAGPEDAVDALRRALQMGADAAVHVTDERVAGSDVVGTARVLAAAVRKIGEDAPVDLVVTGMASMDGLTAMLPSALAASLELPQLTLASEVTVAGRELTVTRTIGDADEVQAAELPLVLSVTDQANEPRYPSFPAIRAAKGKPVTTWDLDDLTLATAGAEADGGPEVGASGAGTAVVTAAPRPPRAAGRIITDSGDAGTELAEFLLANAPG